The proteins below are encoded in one region of Phaseolus vulgaris cultivar G19833 chromosome 1, P. vulgaris v2.0, whole genome shotgun sequence:
- the LOC137816472 gene encoding uncharacterized protein isoform X2 codes for MGSSKQSARILDTLKMERVRTILTHTYPYPHEHSRHAVIAVVVGCLFFISSDNIHTLVEKLDNNVKWWSMYACLFGFFYFFSSPFIGKTFKPSYSNFSRWYIAWILVAAVYHLPSFQSMGVDMRMNLSLFLTIYLSSILFLLVFHIIFLGLWYIGFVSRVAGKRPEILTILQNCAVLSVACCVFYSHCGNRAMLRERPLDRRNSNWFSFWTKEDRNTWLAKFLRMNELKDQVCSSWFAPVGSASDYPLLSKWVIYGEIACNGSCHGSSDEISPIYSLWATFIGLYIANYVVERSTGWALTHPLSVKEFEKLKKKQMKPDFLDMVPWYSGTSADLFKTVFDLLVSVTVFVGRFDMRMMQAAMSRVSDGNQQGDLLYDHFSEKEDFWFDFMADTGDGGNSSYAVARLLAKPFIRTLKDDAEVTLPRGDLLLIGGDLAYPNPSAFTYERRLFVPFEYALQPPPWYKAEQIAVNKPEVPLGAPLKHYNGPQCFVIPGNHDWFDGLQTFMRYICHRSWLGGWLMPQKKSYFALQLPKRWWVFGLDLALHGDIDVYQFKFFSELITEKVKEDDSVIIITHEPNWITDWYWNDVTGKNISHLICDYLKGRCKLRMAGDLHHYMRHSHVKSDRPVHVHHLLVNGCGGAFLHPTHVFSKFNKLHDVSYECKSAYPSFEDSSRIALGNILKFRKKNWQFDFIGGIIYFVLVFSMFPQCELNHILQSDTFSGHIRSFLGTVWNGFIYILQHSCVSLVGAILLLFVAYCFVPPKLSRKKRAIIGVLHVSAHLAAALILMLLLEIGIEICIQHDLLATSGYHTLYQWYRSVESEHFPDPTGLRARIEQWTFGLYPACIKYLMSAFDVPEVMAVSRSNICKNGLESLSRGGAVIYYASVFLYFWVFSTPVVSLVFGSYLYICINWLHLHFDEAFSSLRIANYKSFTRFHINYDGDLEVYTMAVDKVPKEWKLDPDWDGEAKHPQELSHFRRFPSKWRAVTAHQDPVHTVKIVDHFVISRTENNE; via the exons ATGGGCTCCAGTAAGCAGTCTGCTCGTATTCTTGATACGTTGAAAATGGAGAGGGTTAGAACTATTCTAACCCACACTTATCCATACCCTCACGAGCATTCCCGTCATGCTGTAATTGCTGTTGTTGTGGGTTGCCTCTTTTTCATCTCATCTGACAATATACATACTCTTGTAGAAAAATTAGACAACAATGTTAAATGGTGGTCTATGTATGCCTGCTTGTTTGggttcttttatttcttttcatcACCATTTATAGGCAAGACTTTCAAACCGAGCTATTCAAATTTCAGTCGATG GTACATAGCTTGGATTTTAGTGGCAGCTGTGTATCATCTTCCTAGTTTTCAGTCAATGGGAGTCGATATGAGGATGAACCTATCTTTGTTTTTGACCATATATCTCTCTTCCATCTTGTTTCTTCTTGTCTTCCACATTATATTTCTTGGCCTTTGGTATATTGGTTTTGTTTCTCGTGTAGCGGGAAAGAGACCAGAGATCTTGACCATTCTTCAAAACTGTGCA GTACTTAGTGTGGCATGCTGTGTATTTTATAGTCATTGTGGTAACCGTGCCATGTTAAGAGAGAGACCACTTGATCGAAGAAATTCTAACTGGTTTTCTTTCTGGACGAAAGAGGATAGGAACACATGGCTTGCAAAGTTTCTTCGGATGAATGAATTGAAAGACCAGGTTTGCTCATCTTGGTTTGCTCCAGTTGGTTCTGCAAGTGATTATCCTCTCTTGTCAAAGTGGGTTATTTACGGCGag ATAGCTTGCAATGGATCGTGTCATGGTTCATCAGATGAAATTTCTCCCATTTACTCACTTTGGGCTACATTCATTGGACTTTACATTGCAAATTATGTGGTGGAGAGGTCAACAGg GTGGGCTCTCACTCACCCATTATCTGTTAAAGAATTTgagaagttgaagaagaagcaaatgaAGCCTGATTTTTTAGACATGGTTCCTTGGTACTCTGG AACATCTGCTGATTTATTCAAGACTGTTTTTGACCTCCTGGTATCAGTGACTGTCTTTGTTGGGCGTTTTGACATGCGTATGATGCAG GCAGCAATGAGTAGGGTTAGTGATGGAAATCAACAAGGTGACCTTCTATATGACCATTTTAGTGAGAAGGAAGACTTTTGGTTTGACTTTATGGCTGATACCGGTGATGGTGGGAACTCATCTTATGCTGTTGCCCGACTACTTGCCAAGCCTTTCATTCGAACACTGAAGGATGATGCTGAGGTTACCTTACCGCGGGGAGACTTGCTACTTATTGGGGGTGATCTTGC GTATCCAAATCCATCAGCATTCACATATGAAAGGCGTCTTTTTGTTCCTTTTGAGTATGCTCTTCAACCTCCTCCTTGGTATAAAGCAGAGCAGATAGCTGTGAACAAGCCGGAGGTACCCTTAGGAGCTCCATTGAAACATTACAATGGACCTCAGTGTTTTGTTATTCCTGGAAACCATG ACTGGTTTGATGGACTCCAGACCTTCATGAGGTATATATGTCATAGAAGTTGGTTAGGTGGATGGCTCATGCCCCAGAAGAAGAGTTATTTTGCTTTGCAACTCCCTAAACGGTGGTGGGTTTTTGGGCTCGATCTAGCTCTTCATGGTGATATTGATGTGTACCAATTCAAGTTCTTTTCAGAACTGATAACGGAGAAA GTTAAAGAGGATGACTCTGTGATCATTATAACTCATGAACCCAATTGGATCACTGACTGGTATTGGAATGATGTTACTGGAAAGAATATTTCACATCTGATTTGCGATTATTTAAAAGGAAGATGTAAGCTTCGAATGGCTGGGGACTTGCATCATTACATGCGTCATTCTCATGTAAAGTCAGATCGTCCTGTGCATGTTCATCATCTTCTTGTTAATGGTTGTGGTGGAGCATTTCTACATCCTACCCATGTTTTCAGTAAATTTAACAAACTTCATGATGTCTCCTATGAGTGCAAATCTGCATATCCTTCCTTTGAAGATTCGAGCAGG ATTGCATTGGGAAATATTCTAAAATTTCGAAAGAAGAACTGGCAATTTGATTTTATTGGTGGCAttatatattttgttcttgTCTTTTCAATGTTTCCACAA TGTGAGCTGAATCACATCCTCCAAAGTGATACATTTTCTGGCCACATAAGGAGTTTCCTTGGTACTGTGTGGaatggatttatttatattcTGCAGCACTCTTGTGTGTCACTAGTGGGAGCTATACTGTTGCTATTTGTGGCATACTGTTTTGTTCCACCCAAACTGTCACGGAAGAAACGAGCAATAATCGGAGTTCTTCATGTTTCAGCTCACCTTGCTGCGGCACTAATTCTTATGTTGCTTCTTGAAATAGGCATTGAAATATGCATCCAGCATGACTTGCTGGCAACTTCAG GGTATCACACTTTATATCAGTGGTATAGATCAGTGGAAAGTGAGCACTTCCCCGATCCAACTGGACTCAGAGCTCGGATTGAACAATGGACATTTGGACTTTATCCGGCATGTATAAAGTATTTAATGTCTGCTTTCGATGTCCCAGAG GTCATGGCAGTCTCTCGGAGCAATATTTGCAAGAACGGATTAGAATCTCTTTCCCGGGGGGGTGCTGTAATATATTATGCTTCCGTCTTCCTTTATTTTTGGGTCTTTTCGACCCCTGTTGTTTCCTTGGTGTTTGGGAGTTACTTATACATTTGCATCAACTGGCTTCACTTACACTTTGATGAAGCCTTTTCGTCTCTTCGAATAGCTAATTACAAATCATTCACTCGATTTCACATCAATTATGATGGTGATCTTGAAGTTTATACTATGGCTGTTGATAAG GTTCCAAAGGAGTGGAAGCTTGATCCGGATTGGGACGGAGAGGCGAAACATCCACAAGAGTTGAGTCATTTTAGAAGGTTTCCCAGCAAATGGAGGGCAGTCACCGCCCATCAGGATCCAGTACATACGGTCAAAATTGTTGACCATTTCGTTATTTCACGGACAGAAAACAATGAGTAA
- the LOC137816472 gene encoding uncharacterized protein isoform X1, producing the protein MGSSKQSARILDTLKMERVRTILTHTYPYPHEHSRHAVIAVVVGCLFFISSDNIHTLVEKLDNNVKWWSMYACLFGFFYFFSSPFIGKTFKPSYSNFSRWYIAWILVAAVYHLPSFQSMGVDMRMNLSLFLTIYLSSILFLLVFHIIFLGLWYIGFVSRVAGKRPEILTILQNCAVLSVACCVFYSHCGNRAMLRERPLDRRNSNWFSFWTKEDRNTWLAKFLRMNELKDQVCSSWFAPVGSASDYPLLSKWVIYGEIACNGSCHGSSDEISPIYSLWATFIGLYIANYVVERSTGWALTHPLSVKEFEKLKKKQMKPDFLDMVPWYSGTSADLFKTVFDLLVSVTVFVGRFDMRMMQAAMSRVSDGNQQGDLLYDHFSEKEDFWFDFMADTGDGGNSSYAVARLLAKPFIRTLKDDAEVTLPRGDLLLIGGDLAYPNPSAFTYERRLFVPFEYALQPPPWYKAEQIAVNKPEVPLGAPLKHYNGPQCFVIPGNHDWFDGLQTFMRYICHRSWLGGWLMPQKKSYFALQLPKRWWVFGLDLALHGDIDVYQFKFFSELITEKVKEDDSVIIITHEPNWITDWYWNDVTGKNISHLICDYLKGRCKLRMAGDLHHYMRHSHVKSDRPVHVHHLLVNGCGGAFLHPTHVFSKFNKLHDVSYECKSAYPSFEDSSRIALGNILKFRKKNWQFDFIGGIIYFVLVFSMFPQCELNHILQSDTFSGHIRSFLGTVWNGFIYILQHSCVSLVGAILLLFVAYCFVPPKLSRKKRAIIGVLHVSAHLAAALILMLLLEIGIEICIQHDLLATSGYHTLYQWYRSVESEHFPDPTGLRARIEQWTFGLYPACIKYLMSAFDVPEVMAVSRSNICKNGLESLSRGGAVIYYASVFLYFWVFSTPVVSLVFGSYLYICINWLHLHFDEAFSSLRIANYKSFTRFHINYDGDLEVYTMAVDKVGSHHSFNYSSVPKEWKLDPDWDGEAKHPQELSHFRRFPSKWRAVTAHQDPVHTVKIVDHFVISRTENNE; encoded by the exons ATGGGCTCCAGTAAGCAGTCTGCTCGTATTCTTGATACGTTGAAAATGGAGAGGGTTAGAACTATTCTAACCCACACTTATCCATACCCTCACGAGCATTCCCGTCATGCTGTAATTGCTGTTGTTGTGGGTTGCCTCTTTTTCATCTCATCTGACAATATACATACTCTTGTAGAAAAATTAGACAACAATGTTAAATGGTGGTCTATGTATGCCTGCTTGTTTGggttcttttatttcttttcatcACCATTTATAGGCAAGACTTTCAAACCGAGCTATTCAAATTTCAGTCGATG GTACATAGCTTGGATTTTAGTGGCAGCTGTGTATCATCTTCCTAGTTTTCAGTCAATGGGAGTCGATATGAGGATGAACCTATCTTTGTTTTTGACCATATATCTCTCTTCCATCTTGTTTCTTCTTGTCTTCCACATTATATTTCTTGGCCTTTGGTATATTGGTTTTGTTTCTCGTGTAGCGGGAAAGAGACCAGAGATCTTGACCATTCTTCAAAACTGTGCA GTACTTAGTGTGGCATGCTGTGTATTTTATAGTCATTGTGGTAACCGTGCCATGTTAAGAGAGAGACCACTTGATCGAAGAAATTCTAACTGGTTTTCTTTCTGGACGAAAGAGGATAGGAACACATGGCTTGCAAAGTTTCTTCGGATGAATGAATTGAAAGACCAGGTTTGCTCATCTTGGTTTGCTCCAGTTGGTTCTGCAAGTGATTATCCTCTCTTGTCAAAGTGGGTTATTTACGGCGag ATAGCTTGCAATGGATCGTGTCATGGTTCATCAGATGAAATTTCTCCCATTTACTCACTTTGGGCTACATTCATTGGACTTTACATTGCAAATTATGTGGTGGAGAGGTCAACAGg GTGGGCTCTCACTCACCCATTATCTGTTAAAGAATTTgagaagttgaagaagaagcaaatgaAGCCTGATTTTTTAGACATGGTTCCTTGGTACTCTGG AACATCTGCTGATTTATTCAAGACTGTTTTTGACCTCCTGGTATCAGTGACTGTCTTTGTTGGGCGTTTTGACATGCGTATGATGCAG GCAGCAATGAGTAGGGTTAGTGATGGAAATCAACAAGGTGACCTTCTATATGACCATTTTAGTGAGAAGGAAGACTTTTGGTTTGACTTTATGGCTGATACCGGTGATGGTGGGAACTCATCTTATGCTGTTGCCCGACTACTTGCCAAGCCTTTCATTCGAACACTGAAGGATGATGCTGAGGTTACCTTACCGCGGGGAGACTTGCTACTTATTGGGGGTGATCTTGC GTATCCAAATCCATCAGCATTCACATATGAAAGGCGTCTTTTTGTTCCTTTTGAGTATGCTCTTCAACCTCCTCCTTGGTATAAAGCAGAGCAGATAGCTGTGAACAAGCCGGAGGTACCCTTAGGAGCTCCATTGAAACATTACAATGGACCTCAGTGTTTTGTTATTCCTGGAAACCATG ACTGGTTTGATGGACTCCAGACCTTCATGAGGTATATATGTCATAGAAGTTGGTTAGGTGGATGGCTCATGCCCCAGAAGAAGAGTTATTTTGCTTTGCAACTCCCTAAACGGTGGTGGGTTTTTGGGCTCGATCTAGCTCTTCATGGTGATATTGATGTGTACCAATTCAAGTTCTTTTCAGAACTGATAACGGAGAAA GTTAAAGAGGATGACTCTGTGATCATTATAACTCATGAACCCAATTGGATCACTGACTGGTATTGGAATGATGTTACTGGAAAGAATATTTCACATCTGATTTGCGATTATTTAAAAGGAAGATGTAAGCTTCGAATGGCTGGGGACTTGCATCATTACATGCGTCATTCTCATGTAAAGTCAGATCGTCCTGTGCATGTTCATCATCTTCTTGTTAATGGTTGTGGTGGAGCATTTCTACATCCTACCCATGTTTTCAGTAAATTTAACAAACTTCATGATGTCTCCTATGAGTGCAAATCTGCATATCCTTCCTTTGAAGATTCGAGCAGG ATTGCATTGGGAAATATTCTAAAATTTCGAAAGAAGAACTGGCAATTTGATTTTATTGGTGGCAttatatattttgttcttgTCTTTTCAATGTTTCCACAA TGTGAGCTGAATCACATCCTCCAAAGTGATACATTTTCTGGCCACATAAGGAGTTTCCTTGGTACTGTGTGGaatggatttatttatattcTGCAGCACTCTTGTGTGTCACTAGTGGGAGCTATACTGTTGCTATTTGTGGCATACTGTTTTGTTCCACCCAAACTGTCACGGAAGAAACGAGCAATAATCGGAGTTCTTCATGTTTCAGCTCACCTTGCTGCGGCACTAATTCTTATGTTGCTTCTTGAAATAGGCATTGAAATATGCATCCAGCATGACTTGCTGGCAACTTCAG GGTATCACACTTTATATCAGTGGTATAGATCAGTGGAAAGTGAGCACTTCCCCGATCCAACTGGACTCAGAGCTCGGATTGAACAATGGACATTTGGACTTTATCCGGCATGTATAAAGTATTTAATGTCTGCTTTCGATGTCCCAGAG GTCATGGCAGTCTCTCGGAGCAATATTTGCAAGAACGGATTAGAATCTCTTTCCCGGGGGGGTGCTGTAATATATTATGCTTCCGTCTTCCTTTATTTTTGGGTCTTTTCGACCCCTGTTGTTTCCTTGGTGTTTGGGAGTTACTTATACATTTGCATCAACTGGCTTCACTTACACTTTGATGAAGCCTTTTCGTCTCTTCGAATAGCTAATTACAAATCATTCACTCGATTTCACATCAATTATGATGGTGATCTTGAAGTTTATACTATGGCTGTTGATAAGGTAGGAAGTCATCACTCATTCAACTATTCTTCG GTTCCAAAGGAGTGGAAGCTTGATCCGGATTGGGACGGAGAGGCGAAACATCCACAAGAGTTGAGTCATTTTAGAAGGTTTCCCAGCAAATGGAGGGCAGTCACCGCCCATCAGGATCCAGTACATACGGTCAAAATTGTTGACCATTTCGTTATTTCACGGACAGAAAACAATGAGTAA